In Triplophysa dalaica isolate WHDGS20190420 chromosome 19, ASM1584641v1, whole genome shotgun sequence, the sequence aaCTTTAGCACATGTTAAGATTCATTTCACACTAGTCATGTGTGGTCTTTGCTCTTTGACACGCAGGCGGCGAGAGCTGGAGAGGAAAGAGTCAGAGGAGGTGTCAACTCAAGAGCTGGAGGATTGGGAGCGTTCATTACTGTCTCTGGCAGAACCGTGGTCAGTCCACAGCACGTGGGAGCTGCCGGCCATCGGTCACTTCTTGTGTTTGGCTCAGACGGCTCTGAACCTTCCTGAGATTGTTTTCTACGAGCTAGAGCGCTGCCTCCTGATGCCTCGCTCAAGTTCCTTCCTCTCCAAGGTCATGACCTCTTTGCTCAGCCCTCCACACAAAAGATCGACCCTCCAGCGTCGCCCGGCGCTACCGTACAGGAAGTGGGAGGCGGAGCTTCGGCGGAGAGTTCAGGGCTGGTATCAGTCGGTGGGCAGGGCTGAAGAGCAGGTCGCGCGAGCCGAACACCTCGGTCTGTGCCATCAGTTCTTCTGGGCCGTCGGGGAGAGGAATCCGCTGGAGGAGACGCCGTTCCACCTGCTTTCGTTTAACCGGCGCGTTTGGCTTCTCAAGGGACTCTGTGATCACGTGTACGAAACGCAGAAAGACGTCCAGGACGCTGTTCTCGGGCAGCCCATTCACGAGTGCAGAGAGTCCGTCCTGGGCTACGACGGTCATGAGAACGCCTACATTCACTTTCCACACTTCTGCGGCGCAGACTTGAGGATCTACTGCCAGACTCCCTGTCTCCCAATGGAGTTTCCTCTTCCGTCGTTCCACGTCAAGAGGTCTGAGGAGGAGCCGAGGTCCcaggggtcagaggtcaagGTGAATGAGCTTCAATCTGAAGATGGTGTGAAGGTGGAGATCGACAGCGTAGAGGTGAAAGAAGAGGAAGTGAGACGCTCCTCCAGCATCTGTTCCCAGCACACACAAGATTCTGGTGGCGTTCCGCAGGTAGAAGATTTAAAAGACGTGAACGAGTCGTCAGACAGTGAGATGCGCTTCAGAGTAGGAGACGGCTGTTATGAAGGCAAATCTCCAGCTCTGACCTCACGCCAGCACCTTCAGGACAAACCTCCCTGCACTGAATGTTCTGAAGCATCGACTCGCCGCTGTTCTCACTGTAACCACAGCCGGCCTGAAATCAACCGGCGCAAACGAGACCATTCCACGGATGAGACGGCGGAGACAAGGCGTGCgaagagaaagaagaagagCAAGCTCAACATGAGGAAGACCAACACGAGAAAACAGGAGAATGAGAGAATGAAGAAACGGGTGCAGAGAGCGgccaacagaaccaaaaaacacaaactgagTGAGTTTACATTTCTGTTCAACTCTGATGAGATTATCAAGAGTGTTCTTGTGATATCTGTGACTGTCACTCACACCATAGCAACAGCAGAACAGCGCTTAGCAACCAGCCACGGCACCTCTAGTCTCATAGCAGCATACTTAAAACATCTGAACAATTTAATAACAACATCTTACAACCAACTAAACATCTGCACATTCACAAAGTTGCGTTATTAAAAACCTAACAACACTCTGACAACCCTGCAGCATCCATCATCCACTGTCATCAGAAAATGGATTAATCTAGTTggtttattgcatttattgtggtagttacacaaatgtttaatgatgtgtgtgtgtgtgtgtgtgtgtgtgatcagggAAAGTGTTTGACAGTAAGACTATGAAGAGAAGAACAGGATCATCACTGCTGCCCCTGGAACCATCATTACAGGTGACATTCATGAGACCGACCAGCATGAGTGTTTCTTCCAGATGtgttgatgacatcactgtttgtgtttgtgtgcagttgGTGTGCTCCAGTCTGGATGATCTCAGACGTCTCATCAGTCGAACTGAAGATGAACTAGATGAGTTTAACAGCACCAAAAAGAGATCTGTTAGTAAGAGAGGGAACACACACgcaacacactcacacaaacacacagattattacacacgtacacacacacagattaataaacacacagattaatacacacgtacacacacacagattaataaacacacaaacacacagattaatacacacgtacacacacacagattaataaacacacaaacacacagattaatacacacgtacacacacacagattaataaacacacagattaatacacacgtacacacacacagattaataaacacacagattaatacacacgtacacacacacagattaataaacacacagattaatacacacgtacacacacacagattaataaacacacagattaatacacacgtacacacacacacagattaataaacacacaaacacacagattaatacacacgtacacacacacagattaataaacacacaaacacacagattaatacacacgtacacacacacgtacacacacacagattaataaacacacaaacacacagattaaTACACacgtacatacacacacagattaataaacacacagattaagactcatacacacactcgcactcacagacacacacaggcacacacagaTTAAGACTcatacacacactcgcacacacagattcatacacacatacacgcacagaCAGATtaatacacatgcacacatatgcagataaagattttagacacacacagattgatacACAGACAAACTAATTTGTCTGAAACCTCATAGTACATAAAGCATATATCTGACTCTTAGCGTATCTGCACCAGTTCCATATTCagtgttattattaataatttaggCATAAAATCAAAGTCAAagtgttatattatataatcaTACCCTGAACTCATTATacgtttataaatgtaattaagagattttcaatgtttttgtgttgtgtgtttttacaaacatacatttttttattttgttacatgGACATGAGATACATTTGACAGAAGTGATGAGACACAAGGTGTTGATCTTAGGTcagtaaagtgtgtgtttgatgtttcaGGGAAGATGGCCACACAAGAGATCCACTGTGAAGGAGTTACACATCACACTTATAAGGCTGCTGAATGAGCTGTTGCCATGGGAACCCAAACTGGTCAAGGCCTTTCAGAAGAACAGGTAAAGATGAATCCAGATGAACTGAGCTGTGTTCCTGCAGTGAATATCATTCGTCTCACGCTGCTGAAATATTCATGTTTGACAACACCATGGATCGCCCTTTGCTcttaaaacatcaacacacGTTTATCATCTAAATACAAATGTTGAATCTGtgcaataatacagtatatttcccCTTTACTTCAACCCTTCACTGCTTTCCCAAACCTCTGCATTGCTGTAAAACAAAGAAGTGATCCGGGAGGTGAGCTTTTCTCTGTAACGCGCAGAGACGGCTACACTTCACTGCATTCTACATGTTTCTGGGGTTTTTCCACCTCAATGCATCTGTGGTTTCCTGGTAGCAGAGCTCGGTGAATAGTCCTGTTTTGTTCTTAACAGAGTGCGTTTGAAAAAGGAGTGTGACGATTTCAAAAAACACCCTGAATATGAGAACTTCATCAGAGAGGAGATGGATACGGCAGACGCTGAAGAGGATTCTTTGTGCGCACACACAACAGGAGAAGTCACCGCACTGAATGAAGATCCTGAGGCCGAAGGTGAGTCACAAACATCTCACCCCCCGCTGACACCTCCAAAGATCAATATTAGATTGTAAACATGTGACCCTGCCTTGGTGTGATTAACATCAAATCATCCAACCGTACATAATTTAAAGAACAATTTTGTGTATCGTGAAATTAATGTGTAAAATCGCCGCGATCTTGACGTTTAATATTTCTTGAGATTGATCCGTGTTGTGCTTTTTTTCAGCGCACGTAAACCATCTTGTAAATCACAAATCAAGATGGACAGATCGCAGGCCTGATGTCATCATGTCAGCTCATGAGACGGGACCCTTCACACGTGCTTCAAAACGCCGTCACGGTTTACTGAATGAAGATCTGAACGCATTGGAGAAAAGACAAACAGACTCCCAGAGTTCCTCGAGTCCCAGTGTGGAGACCAGCGATCACACGACAAACATACAACCATCAGAAAGATGTTCAGTCTTATCTGTCCCGAGTTTTCAGGGGACTCACAAACCCATTCAGGCGCTGCTGGCCAGGAGTGTGGGAAACAAAGTGACCTTAATAAATCATCCCAGCGCTGCTCTAATGGCTCAGAGAGCTCGAGAGGAGAACACGACATCAGCACCTGTGACACCTGTCCAGCCGTCAGCCACCTGCTCACTGGCATCCCGCTCTCATCCCGTCACCACGGTAACATCACAGAGCACTGGTCCGCTGGTGTATAAGACCGCAGGAGGTGTGGGGCTTCTTCAGCAAGGCGGCGCTTCTGTGATCTTGTCAACATCACATCACAGACCGGAGGATAAACAGGTTGTTATTTTACCTTCAAATCTGTTAAGTCAGAGCACTGAGAGACACAACGCTACAGCAGGGTTTACTGTACGTGAAAACAAGGTTCCTGTCCAGCAGGTAGCGCCACTGAAAGACACCGGTGACAACCCAACACCAGTTTCACCTATTTTAAGAGCGTTTCCCACAACCGCTGGGCATACAAACACCACTGAACCAAAACAAGAGCTGAGGACTGTGTGCATCAGAGACTCGCAGTCGATTCTCGTCACGACCCGAGGAGGAAACACAGGAGTGGTGAAAGTGCAGACATCAGAGAAGAACAGAAGCGCCACTTTACCGCACAGCTCTTTTACCATCTCTCCACAACTTCAAGCCTTTCTCGTGTCGAAAACTTCCACGTCTGTTCCTGACTCCCCGAGCGCTACATCTTCACCCCCCGTCAAGAATTTCAGTTGGTTCAACTCATCTAGTGTCAGGACGGAAACCTCCTCTGTCACCTGCAGCGATTCATCTTCAGGAAGAAGATTAATGACGAGTAACGTGCAGACTTCCGTCTCCAAATGCGTCGGGAATCCCCCGCAGGAGATGCCATCAGATCAGTCCTCACTCCAGAAGATGTTTCTGCTCGACCCGTCATCCAACATCACCTCGTCTTCCGCAGCGGGTGTGACGCCGGGGTCAAGGGTCATGTTTGTTAATCACCCATCCGTCGCTAACAACTCCACA encodes:
- the LOC130407872 gene encoding uncharacterized protein KIAA2026, with the translated sequence MRGPQHDSQRMKSGHTCESVSHAAFDMNLNHRLTLTSCMFKPQSECLEVSERLCNGLSDQSGLENFKLHCKTSEVDPDRVTVTLEDDSRSLGSSTVEDEDRLAPEIQQAYRIFQSFLSEKHKATTAPFWHLVGPGSHRDQAPDGEMCFRKMEEKFVKGEYESITAFVADFRLMLENCYRSHGVHHWKSKQAQKLEVILEQKLTLLSRTLREKTTLAVTSRGRFGTEDEKAPAGSSSRRRSVPRNLAAITVGGSESILVQALRLEELQRAKEEKRRRELERKESEEVSTQELEDWERSLLSLAEPWSVHSTWELPAIGHFLCLAQTALNLPEIVFYELERCLLMPRSSSFLSKVMTSLLSPPHKRSTLQRRPALPYRKWEAELRRRVQGWYQSVGRAEEQVARAEHLGLCHQFFWAVGERNPLEETPFHLLSFNRRVWLLKGLCDHVYETQKDVQDAVLGQPIHECRESVLGYDGHENAYIHFPHFCGADLRIYCQTPCLPMEFPLPSFHVKRSEEEPRSQGSEVKVNELQSEDGVKVEIDSVEVKEEEVRRSSSICSQHTQDSGGVPQVEDLKDVNESSDSEMRFRVGDGCYEGKSPALTSRQHLQDKPPCTECSEASTRRCSHCNHSRPEINRRKRDHSTDETAETRRAKRKKKSKLNMRKTNTRKQENERMKKRVQRAANRTKKHKLRKVFDSKTMKRRTGSSLLPLEPSLQLVCSSLDDLRRLISRTEDELDEFNSTKKRSGRWPHKRSTVKELHITLIRLLNELLPWEPKLVKAFQKNRVRLKKECDDFKKHPEYENFIREEMDTADAEEDSLCAHTTGEVTALNEDPEAEAHVNHLVNHKSRWTDRRPDVIMSAHETGPFTRASKRRHGLLNEDLNALEKRQTDSQSSSSPSVETSDHTTNIQPSERCSVLSVPSFQGTHKPIQALLARSVGNKVTLINHPSAALMAQRAREENTTSAPVTPVQPSATCSLASRSHPVTTVTSQSTGPLVYKTAGGVGLLQQGGASVILSTSHHRPEDKQVVILPSNLLSQSTERHNATAGFTVRENKVPVQQVAPLKDTGDNPTPVSPILRAFPTTAGHTNTTEPKQELRTVCIRDSQSILVTTRGGNTGVVKVQTSEKNRSATLPHSSFTISPQLQAFLVSKTSTSVPDSPSATSSPPVKNFSWFNSSSVRTETSSVTCSDSSSGRRLMTSNVQTSVSKCVGNPPQEMPSDQSSLQKMFLLDPSSNITSSSAAGVTPGSRVMFVNHPSVANNSTLSVPKGVSNVSPPALNALKMIPNLKTSIGSSAAGPVMNIQSICFPGLNSRMLSARKTEVSTKTTPVTSMAADKSHESGSGDGVHKMAASADGKTFTFSTLGTGHMASSELLCVVKDPSTSPVLNVLNNKSGFGSDSLSSFSGSLMSKHTTKLHVMSPPSSVPHTTPVTSHLTSVQTGSSSTSCPSVTSSGVRSVQEKIVINTSAPLAPGTQLLINNTRFLVPPRGLAAGTHVLLISSSCPGGSLRSVTPRGSNASGPSVLQGTKVSSQVRLPSPTTSSDGVCQQSSLSNTLPAGVSSEPSLASVVRLPVFQTSDLTLHPSPSASGASTSVVCSHSQGRLLSTTSAVLQSPVISQNAPVMTRAPMRGTITRMQNLPVATVPPIGCQVTPVATVPPSVDSVIMTLRQPIRALQPGTFGKPVVSPQLTQIQSTSALHMTSGTFSKLLLSPDGAVLNVIQTSSDTHVTREGTTAQVNHPITRVTVADDPLRSQTQNPERLDH